From a single Nissabacter sp. SGAir0207 genomic region:
- a CDS encoding carbohydrate ABC transporter permease, with protein MATNKRRLLRSTGFYLALVAFLAVVLFPFFIMLMTSFKSTKEAISLHPTLLPTSWTWQHYADIFNPTIFPFVSYFKNSLSVSLLSSGIAVLLGILGAYALSRLRFRGRITINTSFYTVYMFSGILLVVPLFKIISALGLYDTLTALVITMVVQTLPTAIFMLKSYFDTIPKDIEEAAMMDVLNRLQIIFYITVPLAISGIISVFVYCFMVAWNDYLFASIFLSDAGHFTLPVGLNALFSTPDYIWGRMMAASLVTALPVVAMYALSEKFIKGNLTEGGVKG; from the coding sequence ATGGCAACAAATAAACGCAGGCTGCTGCGCAGCACTGGCTTCTATCTGGCGCTGGTCGCCTTTCTGGCGGTGGTGCTGTTCCCCTTCTTTATCATGCTGATGACCTCGTTCAAAAGCACCAAGGAGGCGATCTCACTGCACCCAACGCTGTTGCCGACCTCCTGGACCTGGCAGCACTATGCGGACATCTTTAACCCGACGATCTTCCCGTTCGTCTCTTACTTCAAAAACAGCCTGAGCGTGTCGCTGCTCTCCTCCGGCATTGCGGTGCTGCTGGGGATTCTGGGGGCTTACGCCCTGTCGCGCCTGCGCTTCCGTGGCCGTATCACCATCAATACCAGCTTCTACACCGTCTATATGTTCTCCGGCATTTTGCTGGTGGTGCCGCTGTTCAAAATCATCTCGGCGCTGGGGCTGTATGACACCCTCACCGCGCTGGTGATCACCATGGTGGTGCAGACCCTGCCGACCGCCATTTTCATGCTGAAGAGCTACTTCGACACCATTCCAAAGGACATCGAGGAAGCCGCGATGATGGATGTCCTCAACCGCCTGCAAATCATCTTCTACATCACCGTGCCGCTGGCGATCTCCGGGATCATTTCGGTGTTCGTCTACTGCTTCATGGTGGCGTGGAATGACTACCTGTTCGCCTCAATCTTCCTGTCCGACGCCGGCCACTTCACCCTGCCGGTCGGCCTGAACGCGCTGTTCAGCACGCCGGACTACATCTGGGGCCGCATGATGGCCGCCTCGCTGGTCACGGCGCTGCCGGTGGTCGCGATGTATGCCCTGTCGGAAAAATTCATCAAAGGCAATTTAACGGAGGGTGGCGTCAAAGGCTGA
- a CDS encoding carbohydrate ABC transporter permease, translating into MILLGLLVVYPMVANLQLSFLKLPLNPLLEDRFVGIDNYLSILSDPEFYHSLWVTFWYTALVVLGSTGLGLAVALFFNREFRFRKTARSLVILSYVTPSISLVFAWKYMFNSGYGIVNWVGGDILHLFDRAPLWFDNPQSSFALVVLFAVWRYFPYAFISFLAILQTIDKSLYEAAEMDGANLWQKFRMITLPAIMPVLATVVILRAIWMFYMFADVYLLTNKVNILGVYLYKTAFALNDLGKAAALSVVLFAIIFIVILLARKRVTPNGNK; encoded by the coding sequence ATGATCTTGCTCGGCCTGCTGGTGGTCTACCCGATGGTAGCAAACCTGCAACTGAGCTTCCTGAAGTTGCCGCTCAACCCGCTGCTGGAGGATCGCTTTGTCGGTATCGACAACTACCTGAGCATCCTGAGTGACCCGGAGTTCTACCACTCACTGTGGGTCACCTTCTGGTACACCGCGCTGGTGGTGCTGGGCAGCACCGGGCTGGGGCTGGCCGTGGCGCTGTTCTTCAACCGGGAGTTCCGCTTCCGCAAGACGGCGCGCTCGCTGGTGATCCTCTCCTACGTGACGCCCTCCATCTCGCTGGTGTTCGCCTGGAAATATATGTTCAACAGCGGTTACGGCATCGTCAACTGGGTGGGTGGCGACATCCTGCACCTGTTTGATCGGGCGCCGCTCTGGTTCGACAACCCGCAGAGCAGCTTTGCGCTGGTGGTGCTGTTCGCTGTCTGGCGCTACTTCCCCTATGCCTTTATCTCGTTTTTGGCCATCTTGCAGACCATCGACAAGTCGCTGTATGAGGCGGCAGAGATGGACGGTGCCAACCTGTGGCAGAAGTTCCGCATGATCACCCTGCCGGCCATCATGCCCGTGCTGGCAACGGTCGTGATCCTGCGCGCCATCTGGATGTTCTACATGTTCGCCGACGTCTACCTGCTGACCAACAAGGTCAACATCCTGGGCGTGTACCTCTACAAAACCGCCTTTGCGCTGAATGACCTGGGTAAAGCGGCGGCGCTCTCGGTGGTGCTGTTCGCCATCATCTTCATTGTGATCCTCCTGGCGAGAAAACGGGTGACTCCAAATGGCAACAAATAA
- a CDS encoding ABC transporter substrate-binding protein, translating to MNNKNSLLISALLCSLALTGCKEDKPDSVTIEFMHSSVEQERQAVINELIARFEEQNPNIDVKPVPVEEDAYNTKVITLARSGALPAVIETSHDYAKVMDKEQLIDREAVNAVISGIGPDNFYPGVLRIVKTEDGTSATGVPISGWIQGIWYRKQALADAGFSEPTNWQQLLTVSTAFTKPELKKYGIGLPTAESVLTEQAFSQFALSNGANVFDAEGNITIDTPAMSEALSFYKTLAKTTLPGSNDIMEVKDAFMNGTVPMAVYSTYILPAIYSEGYAQDIGFAVPNEKSQAVYGTVTALTISAGLKEPQRDAAKKFISFMEQSDNATRWVLMSPGAALPLTKLVTDNSEWQNNPVVKAFGPLSLELVHQYANVQVFGSVGEKNFTRMGDISGSAALSEMVNAVTVGNKDVAATLADTQARITSLIQKR from the coding sequence ATGAATAATAAAAACAGTCTGCTTATTTCAGCCTTGCTCTGCTCGCTGGCTTTAACCGGTTGCAAAGAGGATAAACCGGATTCAGTGACCATTGAATTTATGCACTCCTCCGTTGAGCAGGAGCGCCAGGCGGTGATCAACGAGTTGATCGCCCGTTTCGAGGAGCAGAACCCCAACATCGACGTCAAGCCAGTGCCGGTGGAAGAGGATGCCTACAACACCAAGGTCATCACCCTGGCGCGTAGCGGCGCCCTACCGGCGGTGATTGAGACCAGCCATGACTACGCCAAGGTCATGGACAAGGAGCAGTTGATTGACCGTGAGGCCGTCAATGCGGTGATCAGCGGCATCGGCCCGGACAACTTCTACCCCGGCGTACTGCGCATCGTGAAGACCGAGGATGGCACCAGCGCCACCGGTGTGCCAATCAGCGGCTGGATCCAGGGCATCTGGTATCGCAAACAGGCGTTGGCTGACGCTGGCTTTAGCGAGCCGACCAACTGGCAGCAACTGCTGACCGTCAGCACCGCCTTTACCAAGCCCGAGTTGAAAAAGTATGGCATCGGCCTGCCGACGGCGGAGAGCGTGCTGACTGAACAGGCCTTCTCGCAGTTCGCCCTCTCCAACGGGGCCAACGTGTTTGATGCCGAGGGCAATATCACCATCGATACCCCGGCCATGAGCGAGGCGCTCAGCTTCTACAAGACGCTGGCAAAAACCACCCTGCCCGGCTCCAACGACATCATGGAGGTGAAAGACGCCTTTATGAACGGCACTGTGCCGATGGCCGTCTACTCCACCTACATCCTGCCAGCGATCTACAGCGAGGGCTATGCCCAGGACATCGGCTTTGCCGTGCCGAATGAAAAATCGCAGGCGGTCTACGGCACCGTCACCGCCCTCACCATCTCCGCCGGGCTGAAAGAGCCACAGCGTGATGCAGCGAAGAAATTCATCAGCTTTATGGAGCAGTCCGACAACGCTACCCGCTGGGTGCTGATGTCACCGGGCGCCGCCCTGCCGCTGACCAAGCTGGTGACTGACAACAGTGAGTGGCAGAACAACCCGGTGGTGAAAGCCTTCGGCCCGCTCTCTCTGGAGCTGGTGCACCAGTACGCCAACGTGCAGGTGTTTGGCTCGGTCGGTGAGAAGAACTTCACCCGCATGGGCGATATCTCTGGCTCCGCTGCGCTGAGCGAGATGGTGAACGCCGTGACCGTCGGTAACAAGGATGTGGCCGCCACGCTGGCCGATACGCAGGCGCGCATTACCAGCCTGATTCAGAAACGCTGA
- a CDS encoding alpha-amylase family glycosyl hydrolase: MENINSLLNAIYQDTLTQQDAAELTDLILSAKAVIRQARKAHWDEQDVVLITYADQFSEIGQPMLKTFTHFYNRWLKNTFSLVHLLPFYPYSSDDGFSVIDYHQVNPVAGDWQHIGELNQSTRLMFDYVCNHISAQSAWFQGYLAQQPEFDNHFIEMDPATDLHQVTRPRTSPLLTPFTLANGETRHIWTTFSADQIDLNFANPAVLKRMVNVLLSYLARGAEYVRLDAVGYMWKEPGTSCIHLEKTHQLVKLFRAIADVVAPGTVLITETNVPHRDNISYFGNGQDEAQMVYQFPLPPLVLHAIHCGEATTLSRWAAALDIPAPHCTFFNFLSSHDGIGLNPLRGLLPEDQILALAQAMEREGARVSYKNNPDGSASPYEINVTYLDALNHQKDSDALRVRRFMLAHAILLAFPGVPAIYIQSLLGSRNDNEGVERTGHNRAINRQKYALDEIEPQISGGNPLRSQIFSGLRRLIALRKKLAAFHPDAAMQVVELHPALLAFRRGEENNGDLLCLFNVSNKAVKVSLPENNLTDVISGEIFSSSQNFTVPPYGYYWLK, translated from the coding sequence ATGGAAAATATAAACTCTCTCCTTAACGCTATTTATCAAGACACACTGACACAGCAGGACGCCGCTGAATTAACCGACCTGATCTTATCCGCCAAAGCGGTGATTCGTCAGGCGCGCAAAGCGCATTGGGATGAACAGGACGTGGTATTAATTACCTATGCCGATCAGTTCAGCGAAATCGGCCAGCCGATGCTGAAAACCTTCACCCATTTCTATAACCGCTGGTTGAAAAACACCTTCTCGCTGGTTCACCTGCTGCCCTTCTACCCCTACTCCTCGGACGATGGGTTCTCGGTCATTGATTATCATCAGGTGAACCCGGTAGCGGGTGATTGGCAGCATATCGGCGAGCTGAACCAGAGCACCCGCCTGATGTTCGACTACGTCTGCAACCATATCTCTGCCCAGAGCGCTTGGTTCCAGGGCTACCTTGCCCAGCAGCCGGAGTTCGACAACCACTTCATTGAGATGGATCCGGCGACCGACCTGCATCAGGTGACCCGGCCGCGCACCAGCCCACTGCTGACGCCCTTCACGCTGGCGAATGGCGAGACGCGCCATATCTGGACTACCTTCAGCGCCGACCAGATCGACCTGAACTTCGCCAATCCGGCCGTGCTCAAACGGATGGTCAACGTGCTGCTCAGCTACCTGGCGCGCGGGGCCGAGTATGTCCGCCTCGATGCGGTGGGCTACATGTGGAAAGAGCCGGGCACCTCCTGCATCCACCTGGAGAAGACGCACCAGCTGGTCAAGCTGTTCCGCGCCATTGCTGACGTTGTGGCACCGGGCACCGTGCTGATTACCGAAACCAACGTGCCGCACCGCGACAACATCAGTTACTTTGGCAATGGCCAGGATGAGGCGCAGATGGTGTACCAGTTCCCGCTGCCGCCGCTGGTGCTTCACGCCATCCACTGCGGTGAGGCCACCACGTTGAGCCGTTGGGCCGCGGCCCTCGACATCCCGGCGCCGCACTGCACCTTCTTCAACTTCCTCTCCTCCCACGATGGCATCGGCCTCAACCCGTTGCGCGGCCTGTTGCCAGAAGATCAGATCCTGGCGCTGGCTCAGGCGATGGAACGGGAGGGCGCGCGCGTCTCCTACAAAAACAACCCGGATGGCAGCGCCAGCCCCTATGAGATCAACGTCACTTACCTGGATGCATTGAACCACCAGAAGGATAGTGATGCGCTGCGGGTACGCCGCTTCATGCTGGCCCATGCCATCCTGCTCGCCTTCCCCGGCGTGCCAGCCATTTACATCCAGAGCCTGCTTGGCTCGCGCAATGACAATGAGGGCGTGGAGCGCACTGGCCATAACCGCGCTATCAACCGCCAGAAATATGCGCTTGATGAGATTGAGCCACAAATTTCCGGCGGCAACCCGCTGCGTAGCCAAATATTTTCTGGCCTGCGCCGCCTGATTGCGCTGCGCAAGAAATTAGCCGCCTTCCACCCTGATGCCGCTATGCAGGTGGTGGAATTACACCCTGCGTTATTGGCTTTCCGTCGTGGTGAAGAAAATAACGGCGACCTGCTGTGTTTGTTTAACGTCAGTAACAAGGCAGTTAAGGTTTCGTTGCCGGAAAATAACCTCACCGATGTTATTAGCGGTGAAATATTCTCCTCCAGCCAAAACTTCACCGTGCCGCCCTACGGTTATTACTGGCTCAAGTAA
- a CDS encoding FeoC-like transcriptional regulator has protein sequence MTLIELYHTLCLHGTMSQAELLRLSRLSPPTLAALLGQLERMGKIEQLAADCGTGGCQRCDISAGCAPRYYRAHSASKT, from the coding sequence ATGACGCTGATTGAGCTATACCACACCCTCTGCCTGCATGGCACGATGTCACAGGCCGAGCTGCTACGCTTGAGCCGGTTATCGCCGCCGACACTGGCCGCCCTGCTCGGACAACTGGAGAGGATGGGGAAAATTGAGCAGCTGGCAGCCGACTGTGGTACCGGCGGCTGCCAGCGCTGTGATATCTCTGCTGGCTGTGCGCCGCGCTATTATCGCGCTCACTCTGCCAGCAAAACATAA
- the feoB gene encoding Fe(2+) transporter permease subunit FeoB — protein MKTLTIGLLGNPNAGKTTLFNQLTGARQRVGNWAGVTVERKEGRFLTARHAVTLVDLPGTYSLTTLSEQASLDEQIACRTVLSGELDLLINVVDAANLERNLYLTLQLRELGVPCIVALNMLDIAQHQGIEIDPAALAARLGCPVVPLVSTRARGVAELKQQIDQLPMRCAPFRVDYPPALSAAAVALAAALPHGQPLSQRHWLALQMLEGDIFCLAAAGTAAAALPESCHQLEEDPALLIADARYRCIAELCQAVGNSQHAAPDSLTQRLDRLLLHRLLGIPLFLLVMYLMFLLAINLGGALQPLFDLGSVALFIHGVQWLGMTLGLPEWLTLFLAQGIGGGINTVLPLVPQIGLMYLFLAFLEDSGYMARAAFVMDRLMQSLGLPGKSFVPLIVGFGCNVPAIMGTRTLDTPRERLITIMMAPFISCGARLAIFAVFSAAFFGRHGALLVFSLYLLGIAVAILTGLLLRHTLMRGDASPFVMELPVYHVPHLKSLLLQSWQRLKGFVLRAGRVIVLASLLIGALNSFTLRGQPADSLNVSALATVSQVATPLLAPMGVQPDNWQAAVGLVTGALAKEVVVGTLNTLYTAETLQEAPFDPAAFSLQEELAQALAETWQSVRQTFSLGVLANPIGASMGDGEMKVGAMSTMGEKFGSLASAYSYLIFVLLYLPCVSVMGAIARESSLGWMAFAVGWGLNIAYSLATLFYQMATFSAHPVASLWRIALVLLVNALLFAGLRRLRYQPRYQPTALRSASHDAD, from the coding sequence ATGAAAACCCTGACCATCGGCCTGCTCGGCAACCCGAACGCCGGCAAAACCACCCTGTTCAACCAGCTTACCGGCGCGCGCCAACGGGTCGGCAACTGGGCTGGCGTCACCGTAGAGCGCAAGGAGGGGCGGTTCCTCACGGCCCGCCATGCCGTCACGCTGGTTGATCTGCCCGGCACCTACTCCCTGACAACGCTGTCGGAACAGGCATCACTGGATGAGCAGATCGCCTGCCGCACGGTACTGAGCGGTGAGCTGGATCTGCTGATCAACGTGGTGGACGCCGCCAATCTGGAGCGCAATCTCTACCTCACCCTGCAACTGCGTGAGTTGGGCGTGCCCTGCATCGTGGCGCTCAATATGCTGGATATTGCCCAACACCAAGGGATTGAGATTGACCCGGCGGCGCTGGCGGCGCGGCTCGGCTGCCCGGTGGTGCCGCTGGTCTCCACCCGCGCGCGTGGTGTGGCGGAGCTGAAACAGCAAATCGACCAGTTGCCGATGCGCTGTGCGCCCTTCCGGGTGGACTACCCGCCCGCGCTGTCGGCGGCGGCCGTGGCGCTGGCGGCCGCGTTGCCGCACGGCCAGCCCCTTAGCCAGCGTCACTGGCTGGCGCTCCAGATGCTGGAGGGGGACATTTTTTGTCTGGCCGCCGCCGGTACCGCCGCGGCTGCCTTGCCGGAGAGTTGCCACCAACTGGAGGAGGATCCGGCGCTGCTGATTGCCGATGCGCGCTACCGCTGCATCGCCGAGCTGTGCCAGGCGGTGGGCAACAGCCAGCACGCCGCGCCCGACAGCCTGACGCAACGGCTGGATCGTCTGCTGCTCCACCGCCTGCTGGGGATCCCGCTCTTTTTGCTGGTGATGTACCTGATGTTCCTGCTGGCGATTAACCTGGGCGGCGCGCTGCAACCGCTGTTTGACCTCGGCTCGGTGGCGCTGTTTATCCACGGCGTGCAGTGGCTGGGCATGACGCTCGGCCTGCCGGAGTGGCTGACGCTGTTTCTGGCTCAGGGGATCGGCGGCGGCATCAATACCGTGCTGCCGCTGGTGCCGCAGATTGGGCTGATGTACCTGTTTCTGGCCTTTCTGGAGGACTCCGGCTACATGGCGCGCGCCGCCTTTGTGATGGATCGGCTGATGCAGTCGCTCGGCCTGCCGGGGAAATCCTTCGTGCCGCTGATTGTCGGCTTCGGCTGCAATGTGCCTGCCATTATGGGCACCCGCACGCTGGACACGCCGCGCGAACGGCTGATCACCATCATGATGGCACCCTTCATCTCCTGCGGCGCACGGCTGGCGATCTTTGCCGTCTTCTCCGCCGCCTTCTTTGGCCGACATGGCGCGCTGCTGGTCTTCTCCCTCTACCTGCTGGGCATTGCCGTCGCCATCCTGACCGGGCTGCTGCTGCGCCACACCCTGATGCGTGGCGACGCCTCCCCCTTTGTGATGGAGCTGCCGGTCTACCATGTGCCGCACCTGAAGAGCCTGTTGCTCCAAAGCTGGCAGCGGCTGAAGGGCTTTGTGCTGCGCGCGGGACGGGTGATTGTGCTCGCCAGCCTGCTGATTGGCGCGCTGAACAGCTTCACTTTGCGCGGCCAGCCAGCGGACTCCCTCAACGTCTCGGCGCTGGCGACGGTCAGCCAGGTCGCGACGCCGCTGCTGGCACCGATGGGCGTGCAGCCAGACAACTGGCAAGCAGCGGTGGGACTGGTGACCGGCGCGCTGGCGAAGGAGGTGGTGGTCGGCACACTCAATACGCTCTACACCGCCGAAACGTTGCAGGAGGCACCCTTTGATCCGGCTGCCTTCTCCCTGCAAGAGGAGCTGGCACAGGCACTGGCGGAGACCTGGCAGAGCGTGCGCCAGACCTTCAGCCTTGGGGTTCTCGCCAACCCGATTGGCGCCAGCATGGGCGATGGCGAGATGAAAGTGGGGGCAATGAGCACAATGGGCGAGAAATTTGGCAGCCTGGCTTCCGCTTACAGCTACCTGATCTTTGTGCTGCTCTACCTGCCGTGTGTCTCGGTGATGGGAGCGATCGCCCGTGAGAGTAGCCTCGGCTGGATGGCGTTTGCCGTGGGCTGGGGGCTGAATATTGCCTACTCGCTGGCGACGCTGTTCTACCAGATGGCGACCTTCAGCGCGCACCCGGTTGCCTCCCTCTGGCGGATTGCGTTGGTGCTGTTGGTGAACGCCCTGCTGTTTGCTGGCCTGCGCCGCCTGCGCTACCAGCCGCGTTACCAGCCAACTGCCCTGCGGAGTGCCAGCCATGACGCTGATTGA
- the feoA gene encoding ferrous iron transporter A produces MPLLPQHNYRVTGFAPQIPPAYRQKLLALGILPGSHFSVVRVAPLGDPIQIETRHVNLMLRRRDLAGLLLEACA; encoded by the coding sequence ATGCCCCTACTTCCACAGCACAACTACCGGGTCACGGGTTTTGCCCCGCAGATCCCCCCCGCTTACCGGCAGAAACTGCTGGCGCTCGGCATCCTGCCCGGTTCGCACTTTAGTGTGGTGCGCGTCGCGCCATTGGGCGACCCGATCCAGATTGAGACTCGCCACGTCAACCTGATGCTGCGCCGCCGCGATCTGGCTGGCCTGCTGCTTGAGGCCTGCGCCTGA
- a CDS encoding Tex family protein, which yields MNNSLSRIIATELQARPEQVDSAIRLLDEGNTVPFVARYRKEATGGLDDTQLRQLESRLGYLRELEDRRQSILKSVEEQGKLTGELAAAINGTMSKTELEDLYLPYKPKRRTRGQIALEAGLAPLAERLWQDAQQVPEEAAAAFVDADKGVADVKAALDGARYILMERFAEDAALLGKVRDYLWKNAHLVSRVAEGKQEEGAKFRDYFDHHEPIAQVPSHRALAMFRGRNEGVLQLSLNADPHSEEPPRESYAEQIIIDHLGLRLNNAPADGWRRAVVNWTWRIKVLLHLETELMGSVRERAEEEAINVFARNLHDLLMAAPAGPRATMGLDPGLRTGVKVAVVDATGKLVATDTVYPHTGQTARAAAAVAALCVKHRVDLVAIGNGTASRETERFFLDLQKQYPEVTAQKVIVSEAGASVYSASELAAQEFPDLDVSLRGAVSIARRLQDPLAELVKIDPKSIGVGQYQHDVSQTQLAKKLDAVVEDCVNGVGVDLNTASVPLLTRVAGLTRVMAQNIVNWRDEHGRFNNRAQLLKVSRLGPKAFEQCAGFLRINHGDNPLDASTVHPETYPVVERILAATEQSLQALMGNPTTLRTLKAVDFIDDRFGVPTVSDILKELEKPGRDPRPEFKTATFAEGVETMNDLTPGMILEGSVTNVTNFGAFVDIGVHQDGLVHISSLANKFVEDPHSVVKAGDIVKVKVLEVDLPRKRIALTMRLDEQPGETAARRGGGNAANGAPARQPARGAKPRASQPAANSAMGDALAAAFGKKR from the coding sequence ATGAATAATTCCCTGAGCCGCATTATTGCAACTGAATTGCAGGCCAGACCGGAGCAAGTTGACTCCGCTATCCGCCTGTTGGATGAAGGAAACACCGTGCCGTTTGTCGCACGATACCGTAAGGAAGCGACCGGCGGTCTGGACGATACACAACTGCGCCAGCTGGAGAGCCGCCTGGGGTATCTGCGTGAGCTGGAAGATCGCCGCCAGAGCATCCTGAAGTCTGTTGAGGAGCAGGGCAAACTCACCGGCGAGCTGGCGGCCGCCATCAACGGCACGATGAGCAAAACCGAACTGGAAGATCTCTACCTGCCGTACAAACCCAAGCGCCGCACGCGCGGACAGATCGCGCTGGAGGCCGGGCTGGCCCCGCTGGCAGAGCGCCTGTGGCAAGATGCGCAGCAGGTGCCGGAAGAGGCCGCCGCCGCCTTCGTCGATGCCGACAAGGGCGTGGCGGATGTGAAAGCGGCGCTCGACGGCGCGCGCTATATCCTGATGGAGCGCTTCGCGGAGGACGCCGCCCTGCTCGGCAAGGTGCGTGACTACCTGTGGAAGAACGCCCATCTGGTCTCCCGCGTGGCGGAGGGCAAACAGGAGGAGGGCGCGAAATTCCGCGACTACTTCGATCACCATGAGCCGATTGCCCAGGTGCCTTCCCACCGTGCGCTGGCGATGTTCCGTGGCCGCAATGAAGGGGTGCTGCAACTCTCACTGAATGCCGACCCGCACAGCGAGGAGCCGCCGCGTGAGAGCTATGCCGAGCAGATCATCATCGATCACCTTGGCCTGCGCCTGAACAACGCCCCGGCCGACGGCTGGCGGCGGGCGGTGGTCAACTGGACCTGGCGCATCAAAGTGCTGCTGCACCTCGAAACCGAGCTGATGGGCAGCGTGCGCGAGCGCGCGGAAGAGGAGGCGATCAACGTCTTCGCCCGCAACCTGCACGATCTGCTGATGGCCGCCCCGGCTGGCCCGCGCGCCACCATGGGCCTCGATCCGGGCCTGCGCACCGGCGTCAAGGTGGCGGTCGTCGATGCCACCGGCAAACTGGTGGCAACCGACACCGTCTACCCGCATACCGGCCAGACCGCGCGTGCTGCCGCGGCGGTCGCGGCGCTGTGCGTGAAGCACCGGGTGGATCTGGTCGCCATCGGCAACGGCACGGCCTCGCGTGAAACCGAGCGCTTCTTCCTCGACCTGCAAAAGCAGTACCCGGAAGTGACGGCGCAGAAGGTGATCGTCAGCGAGGCGGGTGCCTCGGTCTACTCGGCCTCCGAGCTGGCGGCCCAGGAGTTCCCGGATCTGGATGTGTCGCTGCGCGGCGCCGTCTCCATCGCCCGCCGCTTGCAAGACCCGCTGGCGGAGCTGGTGAAAATCGACCCGAAATCGATCGGCGTTGGCCAGTACCAGCATGATGTCAGCCAGACCCAACTGGCGAAAAAGCTGGACGCGGTGGTAGAGGATTGCGTGAACGGCGTTGGCGTTGACCTGAACACCGCCTCGGTGCCGCTGCTGACCCGCGTCGCCGGTTTGACGCGGGTGATGGCGCAGAACATCGTCAACTGGCGTGATGAGCATGGCCGCTTCAACAACCGCGCCCAACTGCTGAAGGTAAGCCGCCTCGGCCCGAAAGCCTTTGAGCAGTGCGCTGGCTTCCTGCGCATCAACCACGGCGACAACCCGCTGGATGCCTCCACCGTTCACCCGGAGACCTACCCGGTGGTTGAACGCATTCTCGCCGCCACCGAGCAGTCGTTGCAGGCGCTGATGGGCAACCCGACCACGCTGCGCACGCTGAAAGCGGTGGACTTCATCGACGACCGTTTCGGCGTGCCCACCGTCAGCGACATCCTGAAGGAGCTGGAGAAGCCGGGTCGCGATCCGCGTCCGGAGTTCAAAACCGCCACCTTCGCCGAGGGCGTGGAGACGATGAATGATCTGACGCCGGGCATGATCCTGGAAGGCTCGGTCACCAACGTCACCAACTTTGGCGCGTTCGTGGACATTGGCGTCCATCAGGATGGTCTGGTGCACATCTCCTCGCTGGCGAATAAGTTCGTCGAGGATCCGCATAGCGTGGTGAAGGCTGGCGACATCGTCAAGGTGAAGGTGCTGGAGGTCGATTTGCCGCGCAAACGCATCGCCCTGACCATGCGTCTGGACGAGCAGCCGGGTGAAACTGCCGCCCGCCGTGGCGGTGGCAATGCCGCCAACGGGGCACCGGCGCGCCAGCCCGCGCGCGGTGCCAAACCCCGTGCCAGCCAACCCGCAGCCAACAGTGCCATGGGCGACGCCCTGGCCGCGGCATTCGGCAAAAAACGCTGA
- the greB gene encoding transcription elongation factor GreB — protein MKSDLITREGYNKLKRELDYLWRERRPEITEKVAWAASLGDRSENADYKYNKQLLREIDRRVRFLRKRLEAVRVIDYSPQQDGRVFFGAWVEVENEEGEVKRFRIVGPDEIYGRKDYVSIDAPMARALIKKEVDDEVNVPTPLGVKVWCVNRIDYLPDEPESDATPGNLG, from the coding sequence ATGAAGAGCGACCTGATTACCCGCGAAGGGTACAACAAGCTGAAGCGTGAGCTGGACTATCTGTGGCGCGAGCGTCGGCCAGAGATCACCGAAAAGGTCGCGTGGGCCGCCAGCCTCGGTGACCGCAGCGAGAACGCCGACTACAAGTACAACAAGCAGCTGCTGCGTGAAATTGACCGGCGGGTGCGCTTCCTGCGCAAGCGGCTGGAGGCGGTGCGGGTGATTGACTACTCGCCGCAGCAGGATGGCCGGGTGTTCTTCGGCGCCTGGGTGGAAGTGGAGAATGAGGAGGGCGAGGTGAAACGCTTTCGCATTGTCGGCCCGGATGAGATCTACGGCCGTAAGGATTACGTCTCCATCGACGCACCGATGGCGCGCGCACTGATCAAAAAGGAGGTGGATGATGAGGTGAATGTCCCCACCCCGCTCGGCGTCAAAGTGTGGTGCGTCAACCGCATCGACTACCTGCCCGACGAGCCGGAGAGCGATGCCACGCCCGGTAACCTCGGCTAA